In Drosophila nasuta strain 15112-1781.00 chromosome 2R, ASM2355853v1, whole genome shotgun sequence, a single genomic region encodes these proteins:
- the LOC132787114 gene encoding serine/threonine-protein phosphatase 4 regulatory subunit 3 isoform X1: MTTDTRRRVKLYALNAERQWDDRGTGHVSSTYVERLKGTSLLVRAESDGSLLLESKIQPDTAYQKQQDTLIVWSEGDNFDLALSFQEKAGCDEIWEKICQVQGKDPSVEITQDIVEESEDERFEDMSDTAPPIELPPCELSRLEDISETIQSCLSTPLRKEKLSMALESENYIKKLLHQFHNCEDLDNTEGLHHLFEIFKNIFLLNKNALFEIMFADDNIFDVVGCLEYDPSVAQPKKHRQYLKQWAKFREAVPIKNQDLLAKIHQTFRVQYIQDIILPTPSVFVEDNMLNTLSSFIFFNKVEIVTLIQEDERFLLDVFTLLTDPGTSDVKRRDIVLFLKEFCNFAQNLQPQGKDSFYKTLTCMGILQALELTLVMNDNKTKSASIDILTAIVEFSPLVVRNYTLNQISRPDGDRMLLNIAIEQMLNDSEPELGIAVQLMGIIKILLEPENMLTEKGDFLNFFYKYSVQTLVAPLMLNTTGDRPQNEDYQTAQLLGIVLDILSFCVEHHSYHIKNFLLQKDLLKRILVLMKSTHTFLVLGALRLLRKIIALKDEFYNRHIVKCNLFAPVVDAFIRNNGRYNLLESAILELFEFIKIEDIRTLCVYFVENFSKIFDEIEYVQTFKYLKNRYDQYQDRLKDRDKMENRTDGSLPIIRSGGGRFRRDQRQMEEEEEMWFNEEDDFSEEIDSYNNVMKSVSEKNGPQQTTQNQSQQQQKSSPPHSTSPHSGGGGLLGNLNPSATATATSVSAAAAAAVAAVSSVSAPAASGSSSPEAATSSSADEQAQAAVQLAAAANIALQQQHSFQQQQHTLSLNSTLVAAAAAAAVASTSNAAAAAQLESQQQQQQQQPEIAELQQQLSAVVPQSSESVLSATNSALSSSSSSSSSSSSSSSSSSSASSTSSIEASTSSPAAAAAALCDSATVAAVAASQFLTTIATAMAASVTAAASSTSSLASAVVANNGDSDSEQQQQTQLPATDASDAQLKLDAEKAALNTDLPTGSDADKLTKKGLVDYESDSGEDDYEEDEDSDGPQAQKRARIA; the protein is encoded by the exons ATGACGACTGACACCCGCCGACGTGTTAAGCTCTATGCACTGAATGCAGAACGGCAATGGGACGATCGTGGCACCGGTCACGTCTCCTCCACGTATGTGGAGCGTCTCAAGGGCACATCGTTGTTGGTGCGCGCCGAATCGGATGGCTCCCTGCTGTTGGAGAGTAAAATTCAGCCAGACACCGCCTACCAGAAGCAGCAGGATACGCTAATTGTGTGGTCCGAGGGCGATAACTTTGATCTTGCACTGAGTTTTCAGGAGAAAGCCGGTTGTGACGAGATATGGGAGAAGATATGTCAG GTGCAAGGCAAAGATCCATCGGTGGAAATCACACAGGATATTGTCGAAGAATCGGAGGATGAGCGGTTTGAGGATATGTCAGATACAGCACCGCCCATTGAGCTGCCACCTTGCGAACTGTCGCGATTAGAGGACATCTCCGAGACCATACAGAGCTGCCTGTCAACGCCGCTGCGCAAGGAGAAGCTATCGATGGCCCTGGAATCGGAGAACTACATTAAGAAGCTGCTGCATCAGTTTCACAATTGTGAGGATCTCGACAACACAGAGGGATTGCATCATCTATTTGAAATCTTCAAGAATATCTTCTTGCTGAATAAGAACGCCCTGTTTGAGATTATGTTTGCCGACGACAACATCTTCGATGTGGTTGGCTGCCTGGAATACGATCCGAGCGTGGCACAGCCCAAGAAGCATCGACAGTATCTGAAGCAATGGGCCAAATTTCGTGAAGCGGTGCCCATTAAGAATCAGGATCTGTTGGCCAAAATCCATCAAACATTTCGGGTGCAGTACATTCAGGATATCATACTGCCAACGCCGTCGGTGTTTGTCGAGGATAATATGCTGAACACGCTGTCGAGTTTCATATTCTTCAACAAAGTTGAGATTGTCACACTCATCCAGGAGGACGAACGTTTTCTGCTCGATGTCTTCACCCTGCTCACAGATCCCGGCACCAGCGATGTGAAGCGACGCGACATTGTCTTGTTCTTGAAGGAGTTTTGCAACTTTGCGCAAAATCTGCAACCGCAAGGCAAGGATTCCTTCTACAAGACGCTCACCTGCATGGGTATACTGCAGGCTCTGGAGTTGACGCTGGTGATGAAcgacaacaaaaccaaatcgGCATCGATTGACATCCTCACGGCCATTGTGGAATTCTCTCCGCTTGTTGTGCGCAATTATACGTTGAATCAAATCAGTCGACCCGACGGC GATCGAATGCTGCTGAATATTGCCATTGAACAAATGTTGAACGACTCGGAACCGGAACTTGGAATTGCCGTGCAGCTGATGGGTATCATTAAGATTCTGCTGGAGCCCGAAAATATGCTGACTGAGAAGGGCGACTTTCTGAACTTCTTCTACAAGTACAGCGTACAGACGCTAGTTG CTCCTCTTATGCTCAACACGACGGGTGATCGTCCTCAGAATGAGGATTATCAGACGGCACAGCTGCTGGGCATTGTGTTGGACATTTTGTCCTTCTGCGTGGAACACCATAGCTATCATATTAAGAATTTCTTGTTGCAAAAAGATCTCCTCAAACGAATTCTGGTGCTGATGAAGAGCACACACACGTTCCTTGTACTTGGCGCTCTGCGACTTTTGCGCAAGATAATTGCACTCAAAGATGAGTTCTACAATAG GCACATTGTCAAGTGTAATTTGTTTGCGCCTGTTGTGGATGCCTTTATACGCAACAATGGCCGCTATAATCTATTGGAATCGGCCATTCTGGAGTTATTCGAGTTTATTAAGATTGAGGATATACGCACATTGTGCGTATATTTTGTGGAGAACTTTAGCAAGATATTTGATGAAATCGAATATGTGCAAACGTTTAAATACCTAAAGAATCGCTACGATCAATATCAGGATCGGCTCAAGGATCGCGACAAGATGGAAAATCGCACTGATGG TAGTCTGCCCATAATACGCAGTGGCGGCGGGCGCTTTCGACGCGATCAGCGTCAaatggaggaggaggaggagatgTGGTTCAATGAGGAAGATGATTTCTCCGAAGAAATTGATAGCTACAACAATGTCATGAAAT CAGTTAGCGAAAAGAATGGCCCGcagcaaacaacacaaaatcaatcgcagcagcagcagaaatcTTCGCCGCCACACAGCACGTCACCGCATAGCGGCGGTGGCGGTCTACTGGGCAATCTGAATCCCTCAGCGACTGCCACGGCCACATCGGTatcagcagcggcagcagcagcagtagcagcggTATCATCAGTATCAGCACCGGCGGCAAGTGGCAGCAGTAGCCCCGAGGCAGCGACGAGCAGCAGCGCCGATGAGCAGGCTCAGGCCGCAGTGCAGCTAGCTGCCGCTGCCAATATTGccctgcagcaacagcactcattccagcaacaacaacacacgtTGTCCCTGAACAGCACACTTgtggcagcggctgctgctgctgccgtggCATCCACATCGAATGCGGCCGCTGCGGCGCAACTGgaaagccaacagcagcagcaacaacagcagccagagaTTGCTGAGTTACAGCAGCAATTGAGCGCTGTTGTGCCACAGTCATCAGAGTCTGTGCTGTCTGCCACAAATAGTGCGTtgtcctcgtcgtcgtcatcatcatcatcgtcatcttcgtcgtcgtcgtcatcatcatcagcgtcATCCACGTCGTCAATCGAAGCGTCCACATCGTCACCagccgcagcggcagcagctctGTGCGATTCAGCGACGGTTGCTGCGGTGGCAGCATCTCAATTTCTAACAACGATTGCAACGGCCATGGCTGCGTCAGTTACGGCGGCAGCCAGCAGCACAAGCAGCCTTGCGTCCGCTGTTGTGGCCAACAACggtgacagcgacagcgagcagcagcagcagacacagCTACCCGCCACAGATGCAAGCGATGCGCAACTTAAGTTAGACGCCGAAAAGGCAGCGTTAAACACAGATTTGCCAACGGGCAGCGATGCGGACAAGTTGACCAAAAAG GGACTGGTGGACTATGAGAGCGATTCGGGTGAAGACGATTATGAGGAGGATGAGGACTCTGATGGCCCCCAAGCACAAAAGCGCGCGCGTATTGCATAG
- the LOC132787114 gene encoding serine/threonine-protein phosphatase 4 regulatory subunit 3 isoform X2 gives MTTDTRRRVKLYALNAERQWDDRGTGHVSSTYVERLKGTSLLVRAESDGSLLLESKIQPDTAYQKQQDTLIVWSEGDNFDLALSFQEKAGCDEIWEKICQVQGKDPSVEITQDIVEESEDERFEDMSDTAPPIELPPCELSRLEDISETIQSCLSTPLRKEKLSMALESENYIKKLLHQFHNCEDLDNTEGLHHLFEIFKNIFLLNKNALFEIMFADDNIFDVVGCLEYDPSVAQPKKHRQYLKQWAKFREAVPIKNQDLLAKIHQTFRVQYIQDIILPTPSVFVEDNMLNTLSSFIFFNKVEIVTLIQEDERFLLDVFTLLTDPGTSDVKRRDIVLFLKEFCNFAQNLQPQGKDSFYKTLTCMGILQALELTLVMNDNKTKSASIDILTAIVEFSPLVVRNYTLNQISRPDGDRMLLNIAIEQMLNDSEPELGIAVQLMGIIKILLEPENMLTEKGDFLNFFYKYSVQTLVAPLMLNTTGDRPQNEDYQTAQLLGIVLDILSFCVEHHSYHIKNFLLQKDLLKRILVLMKSTHTFLVLGALRLLRKIIALKDEFYNRHIVKCNLFAPVVDAFIRNNGRYNLLESAILELFEFIKIEDIRTLCVYFVENFSKIFDEIEYVQTFKYLKNRYDQYQDRLKDRDKMENRTDGSLPIIRSGGGRFRRDQRQMEEEEEMWFNEEDDFSEEIDSYNNVMKFSEKNGPQQTTQNQSQQQQKSSPPHSTSPHSGGGGLLGNLNPSATATATSVSAAAAAAVAAVSSVSAPAASGSSSPEAATSSSADEQAQAAVQLAAAANIALQQQHSFQQQQHTLSLNSTLVAAAAAAAVASTSNAAAAAQLESQQQQQQQQPEIAELQQQLSAVVPQSSESVLSATNSALSSSSSSSSSSSSSSSSSSSASSTSSIEASTSSPAAAAAALCDSATVAAVAASQFLTTIATAMAASVTAAASSTSSLASAVVANNGDSDSEQQQQTQLPATDASDAQLKLDAEKAALNTDLPTGSDADKLTKKGLVDYESDSGEDDYEEDEDSDGPQAQKRARIA, from the exons ATGACGACTGACACCCGCCGACGTGTTAAGCTCTATGCACTGAATGCAGAACGGCAATGGGACGATCGTGGCACCGGTCACGTCTCCTCCACGTATGTGGAGCGTCTCAAGGGCACATCGTTGTTGGTGCGCGCCGAATCGGATGGCTCCCTGCTGTTGGAGAGTAAAATTCAGCCAGACACCGCCTACCAGAAGCAGCAGGATACGCTAATTGTGTGGTCCGAGGGCGATAACTTTGATCTTGCACTGAGTTTTCAGGAGAAAGCCGGTTGTGACGAGATATGGGAGAAGATATGTCAG GTGCAAGGCAAAGATCCATCGGTGGAAATCACACAGGATATTGTCGAAGAATCGGAGGATGAGCGGTTTGAGGATATGTCAGATACAGCACCGCCCATTGAGCTGCCACCTTGCGAACTGTCGCGATTAGAGGACATCTCCGAGACCATACAGAGCTGCCTGTCAACGCCGCTGCGCAAGGAGAAGCTATCGATGGCCCTGGAATCGGAGAACTACATTAAGAAGCTGCTGCATCAGTTTCACAATTGTGAGGATCTCGACAACACAGAGGGATTGCATCATCTATTTGAAATCTTCAAGAATATCTTCTTGCTGAATAAGAACGCCCTGTTTGAGATTATGTTTGCCGACGACAACATCTTCGATGTGGTTGGCTGCCTGGAATACGATCCGAGCGTGGCACAGCCCAAGAAGCATCGACAGTATCTGAAGCAATGGGCCAAATTTCGTGAAGCGGTGCCCATTAAGAATCAGGATCTGTTGGCCAAAATCCATCAAACATTTCGGGTGCAGTACATTCAGGATATCATACTGCCAACGCCGTCGGTGTTTGTCGAGGATAATATGCTGAACACGCTGTCGAGTTTCATATTCTTCAACAAAGTTGAGATTGTCACACTCATCCAGGAGGACGAACGTTTTCTGCTCGATGTCTTCACCCTGCTCACAGATCCCGGCACCAGCGATGTGAAGCGACGCGACATTGTCTTGTTCTTGAAGGAGTTTTGCAACTTTGCGCAAAATCTGCAACCGCAAGGCAAGGATTCCTTCTACAAGACGCTCACCTGCATGGGTATACTGCAGGCTCTGGAGTTGACGCTGGTGATGAAcgacaacaaaaccaaatcgGCATCGATTGACATCCTCACGGCCATTGTGGAATTCTCTCCGCTTGTTGTGCGCAATTATACGTTGAATCAAATCAGTCGACCCGACGGC GATCGAATGCTGCTGAATATTGCCATTGAACAAATGTTGAACGACTCGGAACCGGAACTTGGAATTGCCGTGCAGCTGATGGGTATCATTAAGATTCTGCTGGAGCCCGAAAATATGCTGACTGAGAAGGGCGACTTTCTGAACTTCTTCTACAAGTACAGCGTACAGACGCTAGTTG CTCCTCTTATGCTCAACACGACGGGTGATCGTCCTCAGAATGAGGATTATCAGACGGCACAGCTGCTGGGCATTGTGTTGGACATTTTGTCCTTCTGCGTGGAACACCATAGCTATCATATTAAGAATTTCTTGTTGCAAAAAGATCTCCTCAAACGAATTCTGGTGCTGATGAAGAGCACACACACGTTCCTTGTACTTGGCGCTCTGCGACTTTTGCGCAAGATAATTGCACTCAAAGATGAGTTCTACAATAG GCACATTGTCAAGTGTAATTTGTTTGCGCCTGTTGTGGATGCCTTTATACGCAACAATGGCCGCTATAATCTATTGGAATCGGCCATTCTGGAGTTATTCGAGTTTATTAAGATTGAGGATATACGCACATTGTGCGTATATTTTGTGGAGAACTTTAGCAAGATATTTGATGAAATCGAATATGTGCAAACGTTTAAATACCTAAAGAATCGCTACGATCAATATCAGGATCGGCTCAAGGATCGCGACAAGATGGAAAATCGCACTGATGG TAGTCTGCCCATAATACGCAGTGGCGGCGGGCGCTTTCGACGCGATCAGCGTCAaatggaggaggaggaggagatgTGGTTCAATGAGGAAGATGATTTCTCCGAAGAAATTGATAGCTACAACAATGTCATGAAAT TTAGCGAAAAGAATGGCCCGcagcaaacaacacaaaatcaatcgcagcagcagcagaaatcTTCGCCGCCACACAGCACGTCACCGCATAGCGGCGGTGGCGGTCTACTGGGCAATCTGAATCCCTCAGCGACTGCCACGGCCACATCGGTatcagcagcggcagcagcagcagtagcagcggTATCATCAGTATCAGCACCGGCGGCAAGTGGCAGCAGTAGCCCCGAGGCAGCGACGAGCAGCAGCGCCGATGAGCAGGCTCAGGCCGCAGTGCAGCTAGCTGCCGCTGCCAATATTGccctgcagcaacagcactcattccagcaacaacaacacacgtTGTCCCTGAACAGCACACTTgtggcagcggctgctgctgctgccgtggCATCCACATCGAATGCGGCCGCTGCGGCGCAACTGgaaagccaacagcagcagcaacaacagcagccagagaTTGCTGAGTTACAGCAGCAATTGAGCGCTGTTGTGCCACAGTCATCAGAGTCTGTGCTGTCTGCCACAAATAGTGCGTtgtcctcgtcgtcgtcatcatcatcatcgtcatcttcgtcgtcgtcgtcatcatcatcagcgtcATCCACGTCGTCAATCGAAGCGTCCACATCGTCACCagccgcagcggcagcagctctGTGCGATTCAGCGACGGTTGCTGCGGTGGCAGCATCTCAATTTCTAACAACGATTGCAACGGCCATGGCTGCGTCAGTTACGGCGGCAGCCAGCAGCACAAGCAGCCTTGCGTCCGCTGTTGTGGCCAACAACggtgacagcgacagcgagcagcagcagcagacacagCTACCCGCCACAGATGCAAGCGATGCGCAACTTAAGTTAGACGCCGAAAAGGCAGCGTTAAACACAGATTTGCCAACGGGCAGCGATGCGGACAAGTTGACCAAAAAG GGACTGGTGGACTATGAGAGCGATTCGGGTGAAGACGATTATGAGGAGGATGAGGACTCTGATGGCCCCCAAGCACAAAAGCGCGCGCGTATTGCATAG
- the LOC132787114 gene encoding serine/threonine-protein phosphatase 4 regulatory subunit 3 isoform X3 — MTTDTRRRVKLYALNAERQWDDRGTGHVSSTYVERLKGTSLLVRAESDGSLLLESKIQPDTAYQKQQDTLIVWSEGDNFDLALSFQEKAGCDEIWEKICQVQGKDPSVEITQDIVEESEDERFEDMSDTAPPIELPPCELSRLEDISETIQSCLSTPLRKEKLSMALESENYIKKLLHQFHNCEDLDNTEGLHHLFEIFKNIFLLNKNALFEIMFADDNIFDVVGCLEYDPSVAQPKKHRQYLKQWAKFREAVPIKNQDLLAKIHQTFRVQYIQDIILPTPSVFVEDNMLNTLSSFIFFNKVEIVTLIQEDERFLLDVFTLLTDPGTSDVKRRDIVLFLKEFCNFAQNLQPQGKDSFYKTLTCMGILQALELTLVMNDNKTKSASIDILTAIVEFSPLVVRNYTLNQISRPDGDRMLLNIAIEQMLNDSEPELGIAVQLMGIIKILLEPENMLTEKGDFLNFFYKYSVQTLVAPLMLNTTGDRPQNEDYQTAQLLGIVLDILSFCVEHHSYHIKNFLLQKDLLKRILVLMKSTHTFLVLGALRLLRKIIALKDEFYNRHIVKCNLFAPVVDAFIRNNGRYNLLESAILELFEFIKIEDIRTLCVYFVENFSKIFDEIEYVQTFKYLKNRYDQYQDRLKDRDKMENRTDGLPIIRSGGGRFRRDQRQMEEEEEMWFNEEDDFSEEIDSYNNVMKSVSEKNGPQQTTQNQSQQQQKSSPPHSTSPHSGGGGLLGNLNPSATATATSVSAAAAAAVAAVSSVSAPAASGSSSPEAATSSSADEQAQAAVQLAAAANIALQQQHSFQQQQHTLSLNSTLVAAAAAAAVASTSNAAAAAQLESQQQQQQQQPEIAELQQQLSAVVPQSSESVLSATNSALSSSSSSSSSSSSSSSSSSSASSTSSIEASTSSPAAAAAALCDSATVAAVAASQFLTTIATAMAASVTAAASSTSSLASAVVANNGDSDSEQQQQTQLPATDASDAQLKLDAEKAALNTDLPTGSDADKLTKKGLVDYESDSGEDDYEEDEDSDGPQAQKRARIA; from the exons ATGACGACTGACACCCGCCGACGTGTTAAGCTCTATGCACTGAATGCAGAACGGCAATGGGACGATCGTGGCACCGGTCACGTCTCCTCCACGTATGTGGAGCGTCTCAAGGGCACATCGTTGTTGGTGCGCGCCGAATCGGATGGCTCCCTGCTGTTGGAGAGTAAAATTCAGCCAGACACCGCCTACCAGAAGCAGCAGGATACGCTAATTGTGTGGTCCGAGGGCGATAACTTTGATCTTGCACTGAGTTTTCAGGAGAAAGCCGGTTGTGACGAGATATGGGAGAAGATATGTCAG GTGCAAGGCAAAGATCCATCGGTGGAAATCACACAGGATATTGTCGAAGAATCGGAGGATGAGCGGTTTGAGGATATGTCAGATACAGCACCGCCCATTGAGCTGCCACCTTGCGAACTGTCGCGATTAGAGGACATCTCCGAGACCATACAGAGCTGCCTGTCAACGCCGCTGCGCAAGGAGAAGCTATCGATGGCCCTGGAATCGGAGAACTACATTAAGAAGCTGCTGCATCAGTTTCACAATTGTGAGGATCTCGACAACACAGAGGGATTGCATCATCTATTTGAAATCTTCAAGAATATCTTCTTGCTGAATAAGAACGCCCTGTTTGAGATTATGTTTGCCGACGACAACATCTTCGATGTGGTTGGCTGCCTGGAATACGATCCGAGCGTGGCACAGCCCAAGAAGCATCGACAGTATCTGAAGCAATGGGCCAAATTTCGTGAAGCGGTGCCCATTAAGAATCAGGATCTGTTGGCCAAAATCCATCAAACATTTCGGGTGCAGTACATTCAGGATATCATACTGCCAACGCCGTCGGTGTTTGTCGAGGATAATATGCTGAACACGCTGTCGAGTTTCATATTCTTCAACAAAGTTGAGATTGTCACACTCATCCAGGAGGACGAACGTTTTCTGCTCGATGTCTTCACCCTGCTCACAGATCCCGGCACCAGCGATGTGAAGCGACGCGACATTGTCTTGTTCTTGAAGGAGTTTTGCAACTTTGCGCAAAATCTGCAACCGCAAGGCAAGGATTCCTTCTACAAGACGCTCACCTGCATGGGTATACTGCAGGCTCTGGAGTTGACGCTGGTGATGAAcgacaacaaaaccaaatcgGCATCGATTGACATCCTCACGGCCATTGTGGAATTCTCTCCGCTTGTTGTGCGCAATTATACGTTGAATCAAATCAGTCGACCCGACGGC GATCGAATGCTGCTGAATATTGCCATTGAACAAATGTTGAACGACTCGGAACCGGAACTTGGAATTGCCGTGCAGCTGATGGGTATCATTAAGATTCTGCTGGAGCCCGAAAATATGCTGACTGAGAAGGGCGACTTTCTGAACTTCTTCTACAAGTACAGCGTACAGACGCTAGTTG CTCCTCTTATGCTCAACACGACGGGTGATCGTCCTCAGAATGAGGATTATCAGACGGCACAGCTGCTGGGCATTGTGTTGGACATTTTGTCCTTCTGCGTGGAACACCATAGCTATCATATTAAGAATTTCTTGTTGCAAAAAGATCTCCTCAAACGAATTCTGGTGCTGATGAAGAGCACACACACGTTCCTTGTACTTGGCGCTCTGCGACTTTTGCGCAAGATAATTGCACTCAAAGATGAGTTCTACAATAG GCACATTGTCAAGTGTAATTTGTTTGCGCCTGTTGTGGATGCCTTTATACGCAACAATGGCCGCTATAATCTATTGGAATCGGCCATTCTGGAGTTATTCGAGTTTATTAAGATTGAGGATATACGCACATTGTGCGTATATTTTGTGGAGAACTTTAGCAAGATATTTGATGAAATCGAATATGTGCAAACGTTTAAATACCTAAAGAATCGCTACGATCAATATCAGGATCGGCTCAAGGATCGCGACAAGATGGAAAATCGCACTGATGG TCTGCCCATAATACGCAGTGGCGGCGGGCGCTTTCGACGCGATCAGCGTCAaatggaggaggaggaggagatgTGGTTCAATGAGGAAGATGATTTCTCCGAAGAAATTGATAGCTACAACAATGTCATGAAAT CAGTTAGCGAAAAGAATGGCCCGcagcaaacaacacaaaatcaatcgcagcagcagcagaaatcTTCGCCGCCACACAGCACGTCACCGCATAGCGGCGGTGGCGGTCTACTGGGCAATCTGAATCCCTCAGCGACTGCCACGGCCACATCGGTatcagcagcggcagcagcagcagtagcagcggTATCATCAGTATCAGCACCGGCGGCAAGTGGCAGCAGTAGCCCCGAGGCAGCGACGAGCAGCAGCGCCGATGAGCAGGCTCAGGCCGCAGTGCAGCTAGCTGCCGCTGCCAATATTGccctgcagcaacagcactcattccagcaacaacaacacacgtTGTCCCTGAACAGCACACTTgtggcagcggctgctgctgctgccgtggCATCCACATCGAATGCGGCCGCTGCGGCGCAACTGgaaagccaacagcagcagcaacaacagcagccagagaTTGCTGAGTTACAGCAGCAATTGAGCGCTGTTGTGCCACAGTCATCAGAGTCTGTGCTGTCTGCCACAAATAGTGCGTtgtcctcgtcgtcgtcatcatcatcatcgtcatcttcgtcgtcgtcgtcatcatcatcagcgtcATCCACGTCGTCAATCGAAGCGTCCACATCGTCACCagccgcagcggcagcagctctGTGCGATTCAGCGACGGTTGCTGCGGTGGCAGCATCTCAATTTCTAACAACGATTGCAACGGCCATGGCTGCGTCAGTTACGGCGGCAGCCAGCAGCACAAGCAGCCTTGCGTCCGCTGTTGTGGCCAACAACggtgacagcgacagcgagcagcagcagcagacacagCTACCCGCCACAGATGCAAGCGATGCGCAACTTAAGTTAGACGCCGAAAAGGCAGCGTTAAACACAGATTTGCCAACGGGCAGCGATGCGGACAAGTTGACCAAAAAG GGACTGGTGGACTATGAGAGCGATTCGGGTGAAGACGATTATGAGGAGGATGAGGACTCTGATGGCCCCCAAGCACAAAAGCGCGCGCGTATTGCATAG
- the LOC132787120 gene encoding cilia- and flagella-associated protein 36 has product MSAEDSWVFDSLVCFLHGPVWNAPLQTFIEQKSLVFDPNLQADENNPDIRQIYEEYKNLVDFMLGSFMEEMHITPEQFELACLEGRQQGQGENPFQFHQVLFQQIWAANDLKIFIRMMTQRNVELQLQALDLIEKHQLAQSLSDSESATVTDDAAGDVDVDQLIAKTVSDDLESPEAALTPEQDANLELVNDKFQRLNLFFEQEDKVDPNDVVSRQEYLRQQRDKIVEIKKQTRAKQLQETVARSTPAGGARPSSAQVAQQLLEGDELPPSPPADEAENAALQLRRTLAKRLRNEVVEHQ; this is encoded by the exons ATGTCTGCTGAGGATTCCTGGGTATTTGATTCTCTCGTCTGTTTTCTGCACGGACCTGTTTGGAATGCACCGCTTCAGACCTTCATCGAGCAGAAATCGCTGG TCTTTGATCCCAATTTGCAGGCGGATGAAAACAATCCGGACATAAGACAAATCTATGAGGAATACAAGAATCTGGTGGACTTTATGCTAGGTAGTTTCATGGAGGAGATGCACATTACCCCGGAGCAGTTTGAACTGGCTTGCCTCGAGGGCAGACAGCAAGGACAGGGCGAGAATCCATTTCAGTTCCATCAAGTGTTGTTTCAGCAGATTTGGGCAGCCAACGATTTGAAGATCTTCATACGCATGATGACCCAACGCAATGtggagctgcagctgcaggcGCTGGACTTGATTGAGAAGCATCAGCTGGCTCAAAGTCTCTCCGACAGCGAGAGTGCCACAGTCACAGA CGATGCCGCTGGCGATGTGGATGTGGACCAATTGATTGCCAAAACCGTGTCGGATGACCTCGAGAGTCCCGAGGCTGCTCTGACACCCGAACAAGATGCCAATCTCGAGCTGGTCAACGATAAGTTTCAGCGCTTGAATCTCTTCTTCGAGCAGGAGGACAAAGTGGATCCCAACGATGTCGTTTCACGGCAGGAATACTTGCGTCAGCAGCGCGACAAAATCGTCGAGATCAAGAAGCAAACACGGGCCAAGCAGCTGCAGGAAACCGTGGCACGCAGCACACCAGCTGGAGGAGCACGTCCCAGCTCAGCACAGGTGGCACAGCAGCTGCTCGAAGGCGACGAGTTGCCGCCGTCGCCTCCAGCAGATGAGGCAGAGAATGCAGCGTTGCAACTGCGACGCACTCTTGCCAAGCGGCTGCGCAACGAGGTTGTGGAGCACCAATGa